The window CGCCGGGTTGGGGAAGCGCCAGCCCAGCGTCGTGTCGTAGACGGTGACGTTGCCGTTGGCAAAAGGTTGGGCACCCTTGGGCATGACGAGGGGCGCGCGGGTCATGCTCTCGACCCCCCCGGCCACGTACACGTCGCCGTCCCCATTCCGAATGGCCCGGGCCGCCGTGTTGATGGCGGAAAGGCCCGAGGCGCACAGGCGGTTGACCGTCAGGCCGCCGACGTGGTGCGGGAGTCCAGCGAGGAGGGCGGCCATGCGGGCCACGTTGCGGTTGTCCTCGCCCGCCTGATTGGCACAGCCGAGAATTACCTCCTCGATTTCGTCGGGAGAGACGCCCGCACGGGCCACCGCCTCACGAATCACCGTGGCCGCCAGATCATCGGGGCGGACGGACGAGAGCGAGCCGCGAATGGCACCGACGGGCGAACGCACCGCCGACACGATCACCACGTCGCGGTCTTGCAGGGGATGGGAAGGGGTCATGGCAAAGGGTTCCTTTCGGGGCAAAGACGGATAGAACGTGCCCCACATTCAAGCGCGCGCAGGTCTCCTCTTTCCAGACGTGCGGTCCGCTATTTGGAACGCACCCACCTGACGCTTGCGAGGTGAACAGCCTCTTGGTGGTCCCTTCATGCCTGCACGGGCCGTTCGGGGAGGTTCTGAGCCACTGGTATCCTCGCCGCATGAGCGCCTCCTCCCGTTCGGCACGGCCCCCGCTGACGCAGCTTCCCGCCTGGCAGGCGCTGGAGGCGCATTTCGGTGAAGTGCGGGATACCCACCTGCGCGACCTGTTCGCCTCGGACCCGAACCGGGGGGAGCGCCTGACCGCCGAGGGGGCGGGCCTGTACCTCGACTACTCCAAGAACCGGGTGACGGACGAGACGCTGCGGCTGCTCCTGGCGTTGGCGCGCGAGGCGGGGGTGGAAGAGCGGCGGGACGCGATGTTCGCGGGCGAGCGCATCAACGTGACCGAGAACCGCGCGGTGCTGCACACGGCCCTGCGCGCTCCCCGTGGGGCGACAGTGAACGTGGACGGCGAGAATGTCGTGCCGGGAGTGCAGGAGGTCCTGGACCGCATGAGCGCCTTCGCCGAGCAGGTCAGGAACAGGACCTGGCTTGGCGCGACCGGGAAGCCGATCCGCAACGTCGTCAACATCGGCATCGGCGGCTCGGACCTCGGCCCCGTCATGGCGTACGAGGCACTCAAGCACTACGCGGACCGGGGCCTCACCGTGCGCTTCGTGTCCAACGTGGACGGCACCGACCTGGTGGAGAAGACGCGCGATCTCGATCCACAGGAAACCCTCTTCATCGTCTCCAGCAAGACCTTCACCACCCAGGAGACGATGGCGAACGCCCGCAGTGCCCGCGCGTGGCTGCTTGCCGGGCTGGGAAATGCCGACGAGGGGACAGCCATCGCCCGCCACTTCGTCGCCGTGAGCACGAACGCCGCCGAGGTAGAAAAGTTCGGCATCGACACCGCCAATATGTTCGGTTTCCGCGACTGGGTGGGGGGCCGCTACTCGGTAGACAGCGCCATCGGCCTCTCGCTGATGGTCGCCATCGGGCCGGAGGGCTTCCGGGACTTCCTGGCGGGCTTCCACGAGATGGACGAGCATTTCCGCAGCACCCCTCTTGAGCAGAACCTTCCCGTCCTGCTGGGCGTGCTGGGCGTGTGGTATCGCAACTTCTTCGGGGCGCAGACGCACGCCGTCTTGCCCTACGACCAGTACCTCGCCTACTTCCCCGCCTACCTCCAGCAACTCGACATGGAGAGCAACGGCAAGCATGTCACTCTGGACGGCCAGGCGGTGGATTACGACACCGGCCCGGTCGTCTGGGGCCAGCCGGGCACGAACGGGCAGCACGCCTTCTACCAGCTCATCCACCAGGGGACCACGCTGATTCCCTGCGATTTCCTGGGCTTCTGCCAGACGCTCAACCCGCTGCCGCCCCACCACGACCTGTTGATGGCAAACGTGTTCGCGCAGACCGAGGCGCTCGCGTTCGGCAAAACGGAGGAGCAGGTGCTCGCGGAAGGCGTAGCCGCCGACCTCGCCCCTCACCGCGAGTTCGAGGGGAATCGGCCGACGAACACGATCCTGGCCGACCGCCTGACGCCGCGCACGCTCGGCGCCCTGATCGCCCTGTACGAGCACAAGGTCTTCGTTCAGGGGGCGATCTGGAACATCAATTCCTTCGACCAGTGGGGGGTGGAACTCGGCAAGGTCCTGGCCGGGAAGATCGTGCCCGAGCTTCAGGCGGAGGGGGAGCCGAAGTTGGCACACGACTCCAGCACGAACGCGCTGATCCGGCGCTACCGGGCGCGGCGGGGGTAGAACTCCTCAGCGCACCCGGACGGCCTTGCTGGCAGGCTGGGTTCTCAACCACGCCACGAAGCGCCGCACCCGGTCGTCGGCGAGCAGGGCGTCGAGGCTATGGAACTCGCCCGCCAGCTCCGCGTTGGTGAAGGTGCGGTGCAGGAACTTGTGGCAGGCCGGGCAGAGCATCACCGTGGGCAACTCGTAAACCTTGACCCCCTGCCGCCGTCCCTGCGACTTCGGCACGAGGTGATGCTCGGTGAGCACGGGCGTCTCGCGCTCGCACAGGGCGCAGACCTCGGGCTCGCGGGGAGGGGACGGCCAGTTGGATTCGGGGCGGCGGCGGGCCATCGGGGGCCATGATGGCGTGTGGAGCGCGGGGAGACCGGGTGGGGTGTTACGGGAGAGTGAGTGGTCAGTGGGAAGTGGTGAGTGGAAAAGGAAAGCGGGAGCAAAAGCGTTCGCCCTTGCCCGCACTGACCACTCCCCACACCCCACTTACAGCTTCGTCAGCTTCGGGTACTTCGTGATCGCCTCGTCCTCGCTGAGGAATTCGCCCTCGGCATCAGGGCTCCAGATGACCTCGGCGCGGATCAGGTCGCCGGGGTTCACCGAGCTGATCGCCATCAGGGCGGCGCGGGCCTCGTCGGCGGTGGTCACGCCCGCCGGGGGCAGGGTGGCGAGGGTGTGGGCGGCGACCGCGATGGTCACGGCGAGGTACAGGTCGCCCACGTCCTTCTGGAAGGTGTAGTCGGTGCGGTGCTCGAAGCCGGTGTTCACGTCGCGGTTCTGGTAGTTGCTGGTGGTCTGCTCGGTGAAGGCGGCGCGGGCTTCGGTGGCCCAGGCGCCCACTTGGGCGTCAGCGCTGTTCGCCGCCCCCTGCGCCCGCTCGACGTTGCCGTACGCCCAGCGTTCGGGGTGGCGCAGCACCACCAGCGCGGCCTCCTGGAGCATCCGGGCCAGCCCCTCGTTCGTGTCGGGGTCGCCGGAGCGGGCCACCCGCTGAAGGTCGCGCTTGACCTCGTCCCCCTCGGCGAGCAGGAGTTGCACGCTGACGGCCTGCGCGGTGCCGTTGAGGGTACCCAGGCCCCCCAGCCCCCGGGCGCCGCCCCCACCCGCGCCCAGGCTGCGCCGCATGAAGCCGACCACCGCGAAGATCACCAGCCCGAAGATGATGAGCCCCAGGATGCCGAAGCCGCCTCCCCCGCCGCCGTAGTAGCCCCCGCCGTACCCGCCCCCCCCGATGATGATCGGGCCGCTGTACCCGCCACCCGAGTAGCCACCGCCGCTGTAGCCGCCACCGGAGTACCCGCCGCCGAAGCTCCCGCCACCCCCGCCGGACGAGCCCCCGCCCCCCGTGCTGCCGCCGAAGCCCCCCCCCGACTGCGCGGCGGCGTGGCCGAGCAGGGTCAGCACGGCGAGGATAAGCGCCAGCGTGACGAGGAGCGCCAGAACACTCCGAACGGACCTGTGCGAAAAGATCGGCATGACGCCCCAGTGTATGGGGTGGGGCGCCTCCCAGTTCCCGGCGGGTGAAGGCTTGGCGAAGGCGCCCGGGCCGCGCCGCCTTAGACTCGCCCCATGAGCACCGAGAACACCATCGATCTCACCACCGACCAGTGGGAGGCTTTCCTGGCGGGCCTCTACGAGCGGGACGACCGGCTGGAGCGGCGCGAGCCGGGTGTGGATTACCCCCCCGAGGAAGATGTGGACCCCTACGTCCTGAGCGCCCACGCCGAGGCCCTGCGGAGTGCCGAGGTGGACGGCGACGTGTGGGGCACGCTGGCCGACATCGAGGAGGAGGCCGGGAACGAGGAGGAGGCCTGGGCGAAGATCGTCGCCTTTTACCTCGACCGGGGTTGCGTCCTCGTGCGGGTGACGGACGCGGACGAGCCCGAGGAGTGGCTGCTGGAAGCCGAGCTGGCGCGGCGGCTGGGGTTGCCCGTGTCCTGAGCGGCGGTGAACCCCCCCTGAACCCCGGCTCATCCGTGCGTGAGAGGGGGGGCCTACGCTGCGACTATGTCTAACCGCGAAGAACGTCACTTTCCGCTGGGGCGGCTGCTCCTGCTGGGCGCCCTGATCGGCGGGGCGGCCTACTACCTCAGCCGCGAGCAGAACCGCCGCGCCCTGGACCAGAAGCTCTCGGAACTGGGGCTCAAGGACGCTGCCGAGAACGTGGGCGACAGCGTGACCAAGGGCTGGGAGAAGACGAAGGACGCCGCCACGAGCGCCGGGCAGGTTCTTGCCGACAAGGCGGGCGAGGTGAAGGAGGCCGTGCAGCAGGGCGGCGCCCAGGCCGGGCTGGACAAGGCGAAGGAGGTCGCGGGCGAGGCGAAGGTCGCCGTCCAGGGAGCCGCCGCCGAGGCGAAGGACGCCGCGCGGGAGGTCGCGGGCACCGCGAAGAGCGAGGCGAAGGACGTGCAGGGCCCGGTCAGGGACGCGGCCCGGGACGCGGGGCAGAACGCCCAGCAGGCGGTCAATCAGGCCAGGGATCAGGCGCAGGAAGCGCTCCAGAAGGCGGCCCAGGCGGCCAACCGGGTTCAGGACCAGGCCCAGGGCGCCAAGCAGGACGTGCAGCAGGCCGCCAGCCAGGTCAAGAGCCAGGCGCAGGCGACCGCCGCCGATGCCCGCGCCTCTGCCCAGCAGGCCTCGACTGACGCCCAGACCACGGCCCAGAACGTGGCGGCTGACGCGCGTGCGGGCGTGCAAGATGTGAAGAGCGACGTGGGGCAGGGCGCCAGCGCCGTCAAAAATGACGCCCAGCGTGCCGCGAGCGATGTCAAGACCGACACACAGCGCGCCGCGAACGACGTGAAGAGCGCGGTCAAGGACGCCGAACGCCGGATGTAAGGGCGCGTCCTCTCGGAAGAACCTCCCGCCTGGGAGGTTTTTTCATGGCTCCCGACCGTGACCGCTCCCCCGCCCCAAATCCCCACCTGCGGGTAGACTTCGGGCATGACGCGCCGAGACGGCGAAGGCCGCGCGGGAACCCTCGAACGGACGGGGACCCTGGAACAGACGACGACCCAGCGCCCGCGCCTGTACCGGGTGCTGCTGCTCAACGACGATTACACTCCCATGGAATTCGTGGTCGAGGTGCTGACACGCTACTTCCGCAAGGCGGAGCAGGAGGCCCGGCTGATCATGCTGGCCGTCCACCATAAGGGGCAGGGCGTGGCAGGCGTGTACACGCGCGACGTGGCGGAAACGAAGGTCGCGCAGGTCACCGCCCACGCGCGGCGGGAGGGCCATCCGCTGCGGCTGGTGGCGGAACCGGAGGCGAACGAGTGAGGGGGACACAGTGATCGGCGACCATCTTCAGGTGACCATCGGGCGGGCGGCGGATTACGCCCGTGAGGCCGGGCATGAATACGTGACCCTCGAACACCTCCTCCTGGCCCTGACCCACGACCCGGAGGCGCGCGAGGCGCTGCTGGCGGTGGGCGCGGACGTGGAGAAGCTGCGCGACGACCTCCACGACCTGCTGGCCGACTTCGAGGTGGTGGAGGACGCCCAGCCCGACTTCACCCTGGGGGTTCACCGGGTCGTGCAGGGCGCGGTGCTGCAACTGCACGCCAGCGGCAAGGGCAACGAGCAGGCCGACGGCGCCCGCGTCCTCGCCGAGCTGCTGGAGGAGGAGGACTCGCCCGCCCGCGCGGCGCTGGAGGCCCAGGGCGTGACGCGGCTGGACGTGCTGGCCTACGTCTCGCACGGCGCGGCGAAGGTGGCCGGGCGCGAGCGGGAACGCCGGGTGGCGGGCGTGGACGGTGAGCCGGAAGGGGGCGCCTCCGCC is drawn from Deinococcus aerius and contains these coding sequences:
- the pgi gene encoding glucose-6-phosphate isomerase, whose amino-acid sequence is MSASSRSARPPLTQLPAWQALEAHFGEVRDTHLRDLFASDPNRGERLTAEGAGLYLDYSKNRVTDETLRLLLALAREAGVEERRDAMFAGERINVTENRAVLHTALRAPRGATVNVDGENVVPGVQEVLDRMSAFAEQVRNRTWLGATGKPIRNVVNIGIGGSDLGPVMAYEALKHYADRGLTVRFVSNVDGTDLVEKTRDLDPQETLFIVSSKTFTTQETMANARSARAWLLAGLGNADEGTAIARHFVAVSTNAAEVEKFGIDTANMFGFRDWVGGRYSVDSAIGLSLMVAIGPEGFRDFLAGFHEMDEHFRSTPLEQNLPVLLGVLGVWYRNFFGAQTHAVLPYDQYLAYFPAYLQQLDMESNGKHVTLDGQAVDYDTGPVVWGQPGTNGQHAFYQLIHQGTTLIPCDFLGFCQTLNPLPPHHDLLMANVFAQTEALAFGKTEEQVLAEGVAADLAPHREFEGNRPTNTILADRLTPRTLGALIALYEHKVFVQGAIWNINSFDQWGVELGKVLAGKIVPELQAEGEPKLAHDSSTNALIRRYRARRG
- a CDS encoding HNH endonuclease; its protein translation is MARRRPESNWPSPPREPEVCALCERETPVLTEHHLVPKSQGRRQGVKVYELPTVMLCPACHKFLHRTFTNAELAGEFHSLDALLADDRVRRFVAWLRTQPASKAVRVR
- a CDS encoding DUF1517 domain-containing protein: MPIFSHRSVRSVLALLVTLALILAVLTLLGHAAAQSGGGFGGSTGGGGSSGGGGGSFGGGYSGGGYSGGGYSGGGYSGPIIIGGGGYGGGYYGGGGGGFGILGLIIFGLVIFAVVGFMRRSLGAGGGGARGLGGLGTLNGTAQAVSVQLLLAEGDEVKRDLQRVARSGDPDTNEGLARMLQEAALVVLRHPERWAYGNVERAQGAANSADAQVGAWATEARAAFTEQTTSNYQNRDVNTGFEHRTDYTFQKDVGDLYLAVTIAVAAHTLATLPPAGVTTADEARAALMAISSVNPGDLIRAEVIWSPDAEGEFLSEDEAITKYPKLTKL
- the clpS gene encoding ATP-dependent Clp protease adapter ClpS codes for the protein MTRRDGEGRAGTLERTGTLEQTTTQRPRLYRVLLLNDDYTPMEFVVEVLTRYFRKAEQEARLIMLAVHHKGQGVAGVYTRDVAETKVAQVTAHARREGHPLRLVAEPEANE